The following coding sequences lie in one Salmo salar chromosome ssa13, Ssal_v3.1, whole genome shotgun sequence genomic window:
- the racgap1 gene encoding rac GTPase-activating protein 1: MDTAVMNLHSLFGNLRSHVDILNESIEPQFIQMALNFEDCRRRWLRLERDLGSCKEVLSKAETERGALEVKLKHARNQVDVEIRRRQKAEADCDKLDRQIQLIRELLITEGSSNSIQLNEEQRSALAFLNARSQAAPANLNTSRRLKTIDESASISSDISYDKTDDSLDWDSSIVRTVRLKKREKRRSASRHFVDGPPCASKRSRSTGRTSEKGNESLVAKTTVTVPANGGPIEAVSTIESVPYWTRSRRKTATQEWDSESVKSEDVMFKQPSRPQEPSTPQGNGGVRLHEFVSKTVIKPESCVPCGKRIKFGKISLKCRDCRVVTHPECRERCPLPCIPSLSGTPVKIGQGTLTDYVSHVQSPMIPSLVVHCVNEIEQRGLHETGLYRLSGSDRTVKELKEKFLRGKTVPLLSKVDDINCVTGLLKDFLRNLKEPLLTFRLNRTFMEAAELADEDNSIALMYQTISDLPQANRDTLAFLAIHLQRVAQSLDTKMDITNLARVFGPTIVGHAVPDPEPMTILQDTKRQPKVIERLLGLPVEYWSQFMMVDHDQPHPDHMIIENNNCYTPDHKVSMLGPLTTPEHHQMNKTPSSSSLGQRMRSTLSKTTPKFGSKSKSVVGVGFTNRQGNFFASPLLK, translated from the exons ATGGACACTGCTGTGATGAACCTACACAGCTTGTTTGGCAATCTGCGGTCTCATGTAGACATACTCAATGAGAGCATTGAGCCCC AGTTCATCCAGATGGCCCTCAACTTTGAGGACTGCCGTCGTAGATGGCTCAGGCTTGAGCGGGACCTGGGGTCCTGCAAGGAAGTGCTTTCCAAGGCAGAAACGGAGAGGGGAGCCCTGGAAGTCAAACTCAAGCATGCTCGAAATCAAGTGGACGTGGAGATCCGCCGCCGCCAGAAGGCAGAAGCTGACTGTGATAAGTTG GACCGCCAGATCCAGCTGATTCGGGAGCTTCTGATCACTGAGGGCTCCAGCAATAGCATCCAGCTGAATGAAGAGCAGCGTTCTGCTCTGGCCTTCCTTAACGCTCGTTCTCAGGCGGCACCAGCCAACCTTAACACCAGCCGAAG ATTGAAGACCATAGATGAGTCTGCCTCTATTTCATCAGACATCAGCTATGATAAAACGGATGACTCTCTG GACTGGGACTCATCCATCGTGAGAACTGTGCGACTGAAGAAACGTGAAAAGAGG CGTTCTGCCTCAAGACATTTTGTTGATGGTCCCCCATGTGCTTCCAAAAGGTCTCGATCAACAGGCAGAACTTCTGAGAAG GGAAATGAGTCTCTTGTGGCCAAGACTACAGTGACCGTGCCTGCTAACGGAGGTCCCATCGAAGCTGTTTCTACTATTGAGTCTGTTCCCTACTGGACTCGGAGCAGGAGAAAGACTG CTACACAGGAGTGGGACTCGGAGTCAGTGAAGTCTGAGGATGTCATGTTCAAACAGCCCAGCAGGCCTCAGGAACCCAGCACGCCCCAGGGCAACGGAGGTGTCCGTCTGCACGAGTTTGTCTCCAAAACG GTAATCAAGCCAGAGTCGTGTGTACCTTGTGGCAAGAGGATCAAGTTCGGAAAGATCTCCTTGAAGTGTCGTGACTGCAGAGTGGTCACCCACCCAGAGTGTCGTGAACGCTGTCCCCTGCCATGCATCCCCAGCCTGAGTGGCACTCCTGTCAAAATCGGACAG GGTACGCTTACAGACTACGTCTCCCATGTCCAATCTCCTATGATTCCCTCTTTGGTGGTACACTGTGTCAATGAGATTGAGCAGAGGGGCCTTCATGAG ACCGGCCTCTATCGGCTGTCCGGTTCAGACCGCACGGTCAAGGAACTGAAGGAGAAGTTCCTGCGTGGGAAGACTGTCCCGCTGCTCAGCAAGGTGGATGATATCAACTGCGTCACTGGGCTCCTCAAGGACTTCCTCAGGAACCTCAAAGAGCCCCTCCTCACCTTCCGTCTCAACCGCACCTTCATGGAGGCTGCAG agcTTGCGGATGAGGATAACAGCATTGCCCTGATGTACCAGACAATCAGTGACCTGCCACAGGCTAACAGGGACACCCTGGCCTTCTTGGCCATTCATCTTCAGAG GGTTGCACAAAGCCTGGACACTAAGATGGACATCACCAACCTGGCTCGGGTGTTTGGGCCAACTATCGTTGGCCATGCAGTGCCTGACCCAGAGCCCATGACTATCCTGCAGGACACCAAACGCCAGCCCAAG GTTATTGAGCGTCTGCTGGGCCTGCCGGTAGAGTACTGGAGCCAGTTCATGATGGTGGACCATGACCAGCCGCACCCTGATCACATGATTATCGAGAACAATAACTGTTATACCCCTGACCACAAAG TGAGCATGCTGGGTCCTCTCACCACTCCAGAGCACCACCAAATGAACAAAACCCCGTCCTCCAGCTCTCTGGGTCAACGCATGAGGTCCACCCTGAGCAAGACTACACCCAA ATTTGGGAGTAAGAGCAAGTCTGTCGTGGGAGTGGGATTCACCAATCGCCAAGGAAACTTTTTTGCATCGCCGCTCCTCAAGTAA